The proteins below come from a single Nitrospinota bacterium genomic window:
- a CDS encoding FlgO family outer membrane protein has product MKAKNLFYLLTLMTFVTACEVKMAPSETWSQWFRTQSDSSYYKGKAEKIVKKLSKDAFEYEVNRVAVIDPVNAEKKAPILGEYISSRVIEAIAKDRVFRVTQKGEVDDVLAQLNLPPAYSYTKPELQRLGDALNAQAILTGKLTDLGTNLDVHVTLIDVASGEVIASATEYLTRTKFAVELLRHY; this is encoded by the coding sequence ATGAAAGCTAAAAATCTTTTTTACCTCCTCACCCTCATGACCTTTGTCACCGCCTGTGAGGTCAAGATGGCCCCCTCGGAGACCTGGTCTCAATGGTTCCGAACGCAGTCGGATTCCAGTTACTACAAGGGAAAAGCGGAAAAAATCGTCAAGAAGCTTTCAAAGGATGCGTTCGAATATGAAGTCAACCGGGTGGCGGTGATCGATCCCGTCAACGCCGAGAAAAAGGCGCCCATCCTCGGGGAATATATTTCCAGCCGGGTCATCGAAGCCATCGCCAAAGACCGTGTGTTTCGCGTGACCCAGAAAGGCGAAGTCGATGATGTGCTGGCCCAACTCAACCTCCCGCCTGCCTACTCCTACACCAAACCGGAATTGCAACGACTGGGTGACGCTTTAAATGCGCAGGCCATCCTGACCGGCAAGCTGACCGACCTCGGAACCAATCTCGATGTCCACGTCACCCTGATCGATGTTGCCAGCGGGGAGGTCATCGCCTCCGCCACGGAATATCTGACCCGCACCAAGTTTGCCGTCGAATTACTGAGACATTATTGA